A genomic region of Penaeus vannamei isolate JL-2024 chromosome 42, ASM4276789v1, whole genome shotgun sequence contains the following coding sequences:
- the LOC113829872 gene encoding uncharacterized protein, which yields MTYPYLLAVLAWVAAGTVASGTPRILEASFVSQVNSASASAFTEVLATHSSATSPSKRNSSDSASERDAPHTYKRGAPEPSDLSLVGSASPGPGEVKVVKRSAQSQPLVRYLPQNLVTVLERACTSTSTVTETPGFTIVVAGCRCEACDYVAGQDPCRCLPVAGCGIEL from the coding sequence ATGACATATCCCTACCTGCTGGCTGTGTTAGCGTGGGTGGCAGCGGGCACCGTAGCCAGTGGCACTCCGCGAATCCTGGAGGCTTCTTTCGTCAGCCAAGTcaacagtgccagtgccagcgcTTTCACGGAGGTACTGGCAACCCATTCTTCGGCGACGTCCCCTAGTAAGAGGAATTCTTCGGATTCTGCATCGGAACGAGACGCGCCCCACACCTACAAGCGGGGTGCCCCTGAGCCAAGCGACCTGTCTCTCGTTGGCAGTGCCAGCCCAGGGCCAGGCGAGGTAAAAGTGGTCAAACGCTCAGCTCAGTCTCAGCCCTTAGTTCGTTATCTGCCACAGAATCTTGTTACCGTGCTGGAGAGAGCGTGTACATCTACCTCCACGGTCACTGAAACACCGGGATTCACCATAGTTGTTGCAGGTTGTCGCTGTGAAGCCTGTGACTACGTAGCCGGCCAAGATCCCTGTAGGTGCCTCCCAGTGGCTGGATGTGGCATAGAGCTGTAA